A region of Triplophysa rosa linkage group LG16, Trosa_1v2, whole genome shotgun sequence DNA encodes the following proteins:
- the ftr55 gene encoding tripartite motif-containing protein 16-like protein, which translates to MAEACFSAEQFSCPVCLDLLSDPVAIPCGHSYCMSCITDCWNHEDLKGIYSCPQCRQTFTPRPALGKNTMLADVVEKLKKTKLRSDVHALCFAGPGDVEWIVICLHQRNIKETQRVIQDRIQQRQKHLQKLREAVKSHKLSAQTAVEDSKRIFTELIRYIERSCFKLTQLIRDQEKTAVSRAEGVLKRLEQEINDLKRRETELEQLSYTDNDIHFLQSFQSLSPPPEPTESTIVSFLCSFDGVRESVCQLRQKLQDFCQEQITKISNHNIVPKIREEFLQYSCQLTLDPNTVNKNLSLSERNRKITFTGTVQQYPDHPDRFDNFFQVLCRESVFGRCYWELEWSGGDFSFVFISVSYKNISRKGGGDECGFGCNDHSWGLYCSSSSYSFWHNNKQTIIPVKCRSSRVGVYVDHSTGTLSFYGISDKMSLIHRV; encoded by the exons ATGGCAGAAGCTTGTTTTTCAGCGGAACAGTTCAGCTGTCCAGTGTGTCTGGATCTACTGAGTGATCCAGTGGCCATTCCCTGTGGACACAGTTACTGTATGAGCTGTATTACAGACTGCTGGAATCACGAGGACCTAAAGGGAATCTACAGCTGCCCTCAGTGCAGACAGACCTTTACTCCAAGACCTGCTTTAGGTAAAAATACTATGCTGGCTGATGTCGTAGAGAAACTGAAGAAGACAAAACTAAGATCTGATGTTCATGCTTTATGTTTCGCGGGACCTGGAGATGTAGA GTGGATCGTAATCTGCCTTCATCAG AGAAACATAAAGGAGACACAAAGAGTCATCCAGGACAGAATCCAGCAGAGACAGAAACATCTTCAGAAGCTAAGAGAGGCTGTGAAGTCTCATAAG CTCTCCGCACAGACAGCAGTGGAGGACAGTAAGAGGATCTTTACTGAACTGATCCGCTACATTGAGAGAAGCTGCTTTAAGTTAACACAGCTGATCAGAGATCAGGAAAAGACTGCAGTGAGTCGAGCTGAAGGAGTCTTGAAAAGACTGGAGCAGGAGATTAATGATCTGAAGAGGAGAGAAACTGAACTGGAGCAGCTTTCATACACAGACAATGACATCCATTTCCTGCAG AGttttcagtctctctctccaccTCCTGAACCTACAGAAAGCACCATTGTCAGTTTTCTATGTTCTTTTGATGGTGTGAGAGAATCTGTCTGTCAGCTGAGACAGAAACTGCAGGATTTCTGCCAAGAGCAGATAACAAAGATTTCAA ACCACAACATTGTTCCTAAGATCCGAGAAGAGTTCCTACAAT ACTCCTGTCAACTCACTCTGGATCCAAACACAGTGAATAAAAATCTCAGTCTCTCcgagagaaacagaaagatcACTTTCACTGGCACAGTCCAGCAGTATCCTGATCATCCAGACAGATTTGATAATTTTTttcaggtgttgtgtagagagagtgTGTTTGGACGCTGTTACTGGGAGCTTGAGTGGAGCGGGGGTGAttttagttttgtgtttatatcagtGTCATATAAAAACATCAGCAGGAAGGGAGGGGGTGATGAGTGTGGATTTGGATGTAATGATCATTCCTGGGGGTTGTACTGCTCTTCCTCCAGTTACTCATTCTGGCACAATAATAAACAGACTATAATCCCTGTAAAGTGCAGATCCAGTAGAGTAGGAGTGTATGTAGATCACAGTACAGGAACACTGTCGTTCTACGGCATCTCTGATAAAATGAGCCTCATTCACAGAGTCTAG